The following are encoded together in the Primulina tabacum isolate GXHZ01 chromosome 18, ASM2559414v2, whole genome shotgun sequence genome:
- the LOC142533210 gene encoding E3 ubiquitin-protein ligase AIRP2-like isoform X1, producing MEIMYYQQLRTGTYKDSLKVLEADIQHANALAAAIPKAKGGAQLQMKLVYNDLAPLLLHFFQWMDCSCTCFLTTYLNFVHVLVYKVYTDGRPISTHGRKASIKDFYAIILPSLQRLHHDLVEPAVIDNENILALKNTGKKRMIGDGGFLDFDSERDDECGICLEPCTKIVLPNCCHTMCINCYRDWNTRSESCPFCRGSLRRVESRDLWVLTCEDDVIDPESVSMEDLRRFYLYIRNLPKDSPDALFLTYYEFLI from the exons ATGGAGATTATGTATTATCAGCAGCTGAGGACTGGTACATATAAAGACTCTTTGAAGGTTTTGGAAGCTGATATTCAGCATGCAAATGCTCT GGCTGCAGCGATCCCGAAAGCTAAGGGAGGTGCACAACTTCAGATGAAATTGGTTTACAATGACCTGGCACCCCTCCTCCTCCATTTTTTCCAATGGATGGACTGTTCTTGTACTTGTTTTTTAACCACATACTTGAACTTTGTTCACGTTCTTGTTTACAAG gtGTATACAGATGGGAGACCAATATCAACACATGGAAGGAAAGCATCCATCAAAGACTTTTATG CTATTATATTGCCATCCCTTCAGAGGCTCCATCACGATTTGGTTGAGCCTGCTGTTATTGACAATGAGAATATATTGGCTCTAAAAAACACTGGAAAGAAAAGAATGATAGGAGATGGTGGATTCCTTGACTTCGACTCAGAGAGAGATGATGAGTGTGGGATATGCTTAGAGCCTTGCACAAAAATCGTCTTGCCTAATTGCTGCCACACTATGTGCATCAACTGCTATCGTGACTG GAACACAAGATCCGAATCCTGCCCATTTTGCCGTGGCAGTCTAAGAAGAGTTGAGTCACGAGACTTATGGGTTCTAACCTGCGAGGATGATGTCATCGACCCTGAATCAGTTTCTATGGAAGACTTGAGACGCTTCTACCTCTACATTCGAAACCTCCCCAAAGATTCCCCAGATGCTTTGTTCCTAACGTACTATGAATTCTTGATATGA
- the LOC142532976 gene encoding small heat shock protein, chloroplastic-like: MSCITNISVSHPIMSSKLSLFTSNPILLHPRPMDTSISCRRKAIKSMAGLGNDDLGQLERANKQQQPNKRSASVAPIGLWDRFPSARTMQQMIETMDRMMEDPFGYVGKWPDSFGNGRGRTPWEIKEAETEYKMRFDIPGMTKQDVKVWVEDKMLVITAEKQAKDGEEWAMKSYGRYSSRIALPDNVQLDKIKAEVKDGVLYISVPKAAGVAQVFDINVV; the protein is encoded by the exons ATGTCTTGCATAACAAACATTTCAGTCTCCCATCCAATTATGTCCTCAAAGCTTTCCCTTTTCACCTCAAATCCCATCCTTCTGCATCCCAGACCGATGGATACCTCGATTTCTTGCAGAAGAAAGGCTATCAAATCCATGGCGGGCCTAGGGAACGACGATCTTGGTCAGTTGGAAAGAGCGAACAAGCAACAACAGCCCAACAAAAGATCAGCTTCTGTTGCTCCCATTG GTTTGTGGGACAGGTTTCCTTCAGCAAGAACAATGCAGCAGATGATTGAGACAATGGACAGGATGATGGAAGACCCTTTCGGCTACGTTGGTAAATGGCCGGACAGTTTCGGAAACGGCAGGGGGAGAACTCCTTGGGAGATAAAGGAAGCCGAGACGGAGTACAAGATGAGATTCGACATTCCCGGAATGACCAAACAGGATGTTAAGGTTTGGGTAGAGGACAAAATGCTGGTTATCACGGCTGAGAAACAGGCCAAAGACGGCGAGGAGTGGGCGATGAAGAGCTACGGAAGGTACAGTAGTAGAATTGCTTTGCCGGACAACGTCCAGCTCGATAAAATTAAGGCCGAGGTTAAGGATGGCGTGCTGTATATTAGCGTACCTAAGGCAGCCGGTGTAGCACAAGTTTTTGACATCAATGTCGTCTGA
- the LOC142533210 gene encoding E3 ubiquitin-protein ligase AIRP2-like isoform X2, with translation MKLVYNDLAPLLLHFFQWMDCSCTCFLTTYLNFVHVLVYKVYTDGRPISTHGRKASIKDFYAIILPSLQRLHHDLVEPAVIDNENILALKNTGKKRMIGDGGFLDFDSERDDECGICLEPCTKIVLPNCCHTMCINCYRDWNTRSESCPFCRGSLRRVESRDLWVLTCEDDVIDPESVSMEDLRRFYLYIRNLPKDSPDALFLTYYEFLI, from the exons ATGAAATTGGTTTACAATGACCTGGCACCCCTCCTCCTCCATTTTTTCCAATGGATGGACTGTTCTTGTACTTGTTTTTTAACCACATACTTGAACTTTGTTCACGTTCTTGTTTACAAG gtGTATACAGATGGGAGACCAATATCAACACATGGAAGGAAAGCATCCATCAAAGACTTTTATG CTATTATATTGCCATCCCTTCAGAGGCTCCATCACGATTTGGTTGAGCCTGCTGTTATTGACAATGAGAATATATTGGCTCTAAAAAACACTGGAAAGAAAAGAATGATAGGAGATGGTGGATTCCTTGACTTCGACTCAGAGAGAGATGATGAGTGTGGGATATGCTTAGAGCCTTGCACAAAAATCGTCTTGCCTAATTGCTGCCACACTATGTGCATCAACTGCTATCGTGACTG GAACACAAGATCCGAATCCTGCCCATTTTGCCGTGGCAGTCTAAGAAGAGTTGAGTCACGAGACTTATGGGTTCTAACCTGCGAGGATGATGTCATCGACCCTGAATCAGTTTCTATGGAAGACTTGAGACGCTTCTACCTCTACATTCGAAACCTCCCCAAAGATTCCCCAGATGCTTTGTTCCTAACGTACTATGAATTCTTGATATGA